The genomic segment cccaggtgcctcGACACCCTGAAGAAATGCAACATGAAGAGCAAGCGGAAAACTTCTGGGTCATCTCGCCGGAGAGCAGAGGCCCACGCAGGTGACTCGGTGGGTCATGAGCATGAAGGAGGAGTCCAGTTTCCATCACACTCCTGGTAACAAGCTATCACTCGCCCTGCTGGAGTCGGGGTTATTCGAGTGGGAGGCCAAAGTCAGAGAGGAGTCTAAGCTGGCGTCGATTACACCTTCCGGCCCCCTCAGTGCGGGAGTGACGACTCGGGATACATCGACCCTGGAGCTGGAGGGGTCATTTCCACCTCCGGGAGACACACCCATGCTAGCTTGGATCCAGCTAACCTccatctctccccagcccagccagcgcTGGTTAGTCTGACGCCGTCATGGGAATGGACTGAAAGGGCCCCCCagcctgtctcttctccccaccgCGCTGACCTGGGAATTCCTCCTACTATTCCTCAGTGTTGGGAGCTGGGAGCGATGCTCGACACTGCCCCCCTCTGTCGAGTTACGGTAAAACAACTCGTGCCAGGAGGAGCCCTACACCAGGGTCGCCATCTCCAGAGCAACCCCCAGCTGGGACGGCCCTGCAggcaccctgcccccagctccctccgggCTCTCTGACTCCCGGAGCCGAGCACTGAGCACTGCCTCCCCCTTTCGTGGGCTCTGATTTACTACCCTCGGGAGCCCCACAAGCCCCACCCTTCTTCTCCCCAGTCCTCCTCTCTGGGGCGGTGCTGGTTCAGGCCAGCGGCAGCCTACAGCAGCTTCTCCTAGCTGGGCCCCTCTTCGCTTAGCCCGggggttctcaaagtgggggtcgtgacccctcagggggtcgtgaggttatttcGTGgagggtcacgagctgtcagcctcccccccccgaaccctgctttgcagccagcatttataatagtgttaaatatataaaaagtgtttttaatttataagggggggtcacactcaggggcttgctgtgtgaaagggggcaccagtacaaaagtttgagacccactggcttAGCTTCTTCCTCCCTGGGCGGGGAGAGGTCAGCAGGCAAGCAGCCCTGCTTCCCCAAGCTGGTGTCTCTCCTGCTGGGAGACAGAGGAGGCAGCAGATATCCTGCCTTCCTTACCAGGGCTCATCCGGGCTGGCTGCGAGAGGGGAGCCCTGCCCATGTCCCTGTTTCCCTCCAAGGCTCCGGGTCCTGGGCCCTTAAAGAGACAGACTATTCCCCTGGGaccatcttcctctcctccagcacCTGCCTCGGCCTTTCCCTAGGGCTTCATCCACCCAAGGAGTCCCACGAACCCTAGAGGGACACGCCATGGAACAGGGCCCGACTGACCCCTAGCACTTTGAAGGGGACAGTCCCCCTCTCCCAAGCTCCATCCAGGCCCCATCTAACAGGATGGCAGCTGAAAGGTGGGTCTGAAGCAGGGAGCCGCCCAAGGCTCTGGCAGGCCTAAGGGCTGCATTTCAGCCTCGCCTGGAGGCCGAGGGTGTCCCCCACTTGTCAGGGGACTGCAGGAGAACAAGGACTTTGCAGCCAGTCGGGGAGTGAAGCAGCCCCAGGGATGTGTGGACAATGCGGACGCAAGTGGCCTTCCTCACCGTACAGCCTCCAGTCCAGGCTCTCAGGCAGGATGATGCCAGCGTATGGCGCCAGTGGGAACGGCTGCCCGTTGTCGGGACTTTGGTCCTGCAGCCGCCCCCGCAGCACGGCCATCTCCTCCGGGGTGCGGTCGGCCAGGTGGTTCAGTGCCAGCCTGTAGGGCAGGTTGGCCCGATTCTTGGAGTGGACGTACCTGGGAGGGGATGGATGATGTGAAGAGAGGGGGAGCCGCTGGTGGGCAGCCCTGGTGGACCCGGGCACATCCCTGCAGCAACCCCTCACACACACGCTCTCAAATAACTGCAGTTTGGTGCTAGGTCACGTGACAGCCAGAGCACAGAGCAGTCATCTCCCAGGACATGCATCTCCTCCCCTCTCGCTAAGAAGCCAACAGCTGAATGATAGCTAGAaactcagggcctgattcacATTTACCCCCCATCTGCACTGCCAGAAGGGTGAATGGGGGGGCCCTTCATTCTAGTTAGGAGTGGGGAgcacggggcggggtggggggcccagCTGTCTCTGGCCTTCTCAGTTCTCTGTGAGTTCTCAGAAGAAGCGACTCAGGGTAGAGGGGTGGAGTCCCGGAGAGCCGTCTTCTAACCCATCGAGGGCCGGGAGCAAGACGAGGTTTCCTGCGCTGGCATCGGCCCGACACTGACATTATGGGAAGGGGCCAGGATCAAATTCATCCCGTGTCGCTCGGGGCTGGGCCTGACTCTTCGGCACAGCCAGGCCGGGTCAGGGGAACAAGGCTAATCTGGGATGAcgcattccccacccccaccattccccaccccctccctgaaaACCAGCCCAGGAGCCCGGCCGCCTCGCCCCGACATCCGAGCTCCTGCACCTCATGTTGTGAATGAAGGTTTGTGCCCTGCGCTCAAGCTCCTTCTCGCTGCCGTACTGCTTCCTGTACTCCCGCCGGTAGTGATGGAACAGCTGATGGCCTCGATCCGCCTGCCTGCCCACGAAATCCCACATGGGGTTGGCGAGGATCTGATGCTCCACTCCGTCTCCCGGAGGAAACTTGCACTCCATGTCTAGGACAGAGCCGGAGGTTACGGCACATGCCGGAAAGCCATTGCTCACAGACACCCGCCGGCAACCCCCCGGTCTCTGTACCGCCCCCTGCAGATCCCACAACCCAGCTGCATCTTCACCAGGCCCCACAGCTTCATGCCACACCCCAGGACCCATCCCCAAGGAACATGGCTCCCCCAACGCCATGCACTGGTGTCTGATGAAGACGAGGACCGTACCCTGCTAGCACAGAGCCCTGCCCCGTTTCCCGCTGTAGTTTTTGCTAGCCAGGCTGTATCCCCTAGGCCAGGCACAGCAGAGCCTTCCTGGCAGGGCTAGGACATTGGCAGCTGGGCGAAGCACGTgcctgtcagagctgggaatgagagTAGCTGCATATTCGAGCCAGTGGCTGCTTTCCGTGTCCTAGACAGGTGCAGCCCCGGGCCAAGAATGCACGGAGCACCGCACCTCAGCCTGAAACAAACCCTTCGTTCCTGGCCCAGAGCGAGATCCACCAGAGAAGCGCAGCATGCCAGCTTTAGCCCATGGGTCCGTGAGGACCGGTTCAGCCAACGCGTCTGCAGGGGGTCAACAAGTCACCGGGCCCCCTCTGTCCCAGGGCCCCTGGACATGCCAGTGTGAAGATCACTGCTCATCGGTGTGAATCCGGAACTCCCTGCCTTTATCTGAGCACTGCCTGGGCCACATTTCAGGGTCTGtttaacaggaaacctccatccgcTCTTGCCCCAACACACAGGGCCAAACCGGCACAAATCCAGAGTGACACCATCGTTCTAGTGGGACTCATCTGATCTCTGGGGTAAATGGGTCCCTGGTCCAGGGCTGTGTCCGCCCTGCTCCCACCCAGGGCATAGCTGCATGGGGAAGGTGGGTGCTGGACTGAATGGCTCCTCAGGGGGCCTAGATCTACTGGTACCAGCCTTAGCTGGGGCACATGCCTTGAAAGGATTAACCAGCCGTATGTTTCCACGTCTCTGATCAATGCAAACCCGCGGCGATTTAGCAGCAGCCAACAGGATCGCATGGAGACTTGGCCACTCCTGATTGACTCACTACACTGCGATGGTTTCCCTTGGCCTGCAGGAGTGACGCGAGTGGGCTCATGTTCCCACCTCAGCTCCTGCCCATGTTTTGTGGCTTCTTCTGGCAGCGTCCTGGCTCGGAGATCCCGGCACTGGGTCCCCACCGGACTCAGGTCACGTACCTCCCTGCTCAGGCTCAGGagctccagctccctcccttAACCTGAGGGACAGCTAAGCATTTCCCCagcatggagggaggagggggaactgcCACTCACCGCGTGGGAGGTCCAAGACCCTGGCTGGGTAGCTGCGGGCGAAGCCGCTGTAGTCGAGCTCGTACTTGTCGTAGTGGGAGCCCAGCAGGCTGTTGAAGCCCCGCATCTCGTAGTGGACGGGCACGGGGCCGTCGGCGGCGCTGGCCACCCACAGGGTGTAGACGTTCTTCTTCCAGCCCCAGTAGGACACGTTCTGCCACACGGTGCAGAGCTGCCCTTTGTAGGACTCCTCCCGCACGGGCTGGGGAGGTGATATTACAGttgcgtttctcaaactgggggtcctgacccaaaagggggtcacaaggctattgtaggggggtcgcgAGATCACAAAAAATACTGCGATCGCCTTTAGATCCTTTGCTAGGGTtcccatatttcaagttcccaactagaggacactgctggggagagggggagctggtgggggagggtgggtaccgcagctgcagctctccagccgcccagccctgaaggcagcgctgccgccagcagcagcagcagtgcagaagtaagggtggcaaaaccaAAGCAcacatttcaaaaatgaaaactgaacgtGCAGGACGATTTCagggcctgcctcagtttcctggaGCCACAATTGAAAAAACGCTGTGCTTCCAAACAGCAGCACCTCTGGCAGTAAGTGTCCAGATACTTGTTTGTATATAGCTGTGGATAAAGCCGCAATCCTTGGACAATGTTAGGATAATTGCCCCCAATCACTGGAaaaggctcccagctccccaagcTGTAGCCTGTTGTCTATTTTCTTTCAGAAAACGTGTTTCTTAAATGTCCCCGTATTTAGTCCCGAAAACTCTGGCTTGACGCTTTTTGAAAGTGCTGGGCCTTTAGTGCTGGGCGCCTGACGAACAAAACTCTGGCTGCAACCGGGCGTGGTGCacggctctgccaatgcacctcccGCCCGACCTGCAGCAGTTCTGGCCCTGGCTCCAACAGAGGAGCTGCCAGCCCCGCCCGGTTGTGGGATGGACGTTGCAAAGGCACTGCCAGCTATGCCCTCGGCTTCCAGGCCAGGCAGAACCGACCCTCCGGAGAGTGGCTAGCGTGGGTGGAATTTTATTTCACCAGCAGCTGCGGCGCTTGGGGGAAGGCGGTTCagtctctcccccctgcccctgatTGGGGGCCATGTATTCCCTAAAGGAGCGGCAGCATCAACTGAGAAGCTGCTTTCCACCCAGGTGCGCTAGAGGAATGCCAGGCGTCAGCCCCTCCACGCCTCTCCCTCCAGGCGGGACCGCGGCAAAGGACACTGGGAGCGCTGGCGTGACTAGACCCAGGCTTGTCCCCTGCATTCAGCTTCTTCTGAGCCCCCAGGGAATGGACACAGGAGAGGAGCGCGTATGGGGGGTGGCTGGGCTCCTCGTTCAGACTTATCCGGGTCTAGCAGGCTTGGGGAGACTCCATTTCCTACAAGCTGccttggcggggtggggggtgcccAGCTGAACCAGCAAGACCCAGGCCAAAGGACTCCGTTCGCTGAGAACCAAAGACCTGACCTGCCTTTTGCCAGGCCTCACCTTGAAGCCGTCCAGCCTGGGGAAGACACTCTGTGGATAGACGCGCTTCCGAGGGCTGCCGCTGATCCGGAAGCACTTCCGGACGTTCAGCTCCTGCTCCGTGGTCTCTGGGGTGATCTTGTAGAGAGCACCAAACAGCTTCTCTGCCCCATATTGGAAGGTGACCACTTGCCCTGGGAGTCAGGGAAGAGACGCGGGAAGGGCAAGACATTTCACGGGCCCAGCCTCAGGCGAGGGAAGGGGAGAAACCGCCGGGGTCTCCGCCTCTCCCTGGGCAGGCTGAGAAGGGGGAACGGTACCGAGGCTCTAACTCTCAAGCTGCGAGTGTCACTGTCCGTAGCTTTTCAGACCCACCTGGGGCAGATCCCGGGGAGGTGGGAGAGCAGCCCTTGGAGCTGGTGTGAcgctgagctccctgcagccaggccataGCCACGGCTGGCTTGGCTGCCCACCGGCACCCAGCCACGCCCGGCTACAGAGCCGAGGGAAAGCGAGCACCAGGCCATGGAGAGCTGGGTGTTCCCCTGCCAGGGAGCGGCACCTAGCGCCTCCCCCCGGTTATCCCCACTGTGCAGCAAGAGGGGAGAGTTAGGAGGGGAGACGACTGACCGGGAGCAGCAGAAGTGctctaaaagtgtgtgtggggggggcatagGCGCCTGAACCATGGCCCTGCCCTTGCCCCCCCCAAGGGCCCCCCACCGCACCACCCATTCCCCTTCCAAGGCCCTGTTCCTGCgccgtctctcccccccccccccgcaccccgctTGTTcctttttgccccctcccccttatggccagtaaaaagggggaggggcatggcccTGTGctccccctcccgtccccccGCGTCTGCCGCCCCTGCGACTGACCCACCTGGAGCAACTTACAGCCCTGTACCACCTAGGGTGCCTTGCACCCCCTCCAGCTCACGCCCATTTGCAGAGGTGGAGCATGCGCCCTCCCCTTGCACTTGgccctctgcatgggggggacTCCCGCTCACACCCCGAGGGGGCCAGGAGAAAGGGGAACCAAGGGAACACCAAGCGCAGTGAAGTAAATGGACGGGCTCCCGCTGGGCTccggatcaggccccaagtcGAATGAGGCTCCCCTCGTTCGTGGATTGGGAGGCGGGGGCAtgtcaggctggggggtggggttttCCTGGGGTTCATTTGCAGCATTCAATACGTCACCTCTGAGTTTGGCCCCAACggtgggccctggccctgccacccggtgaggagcagagaggccaggggccCAGCACGCCTACCGTGGTAGTACTGGATCCGGCTCTTCTCTCCCGTCTGGTTGTACCAGGCTTCAAAGGGCTCCCGGATTTCAGCGAACGGCAGGTCGATAACCCCTGCAGGCCACCAGAACAGGAGCCAGGTTAGCCCGAGTCCGTGCCACAGAGACAGAGGGACGAGGCCCAGATTCATCGTACAGACGCAGGATGAGCTCAGACGTGCCCGATTCAAGCCACATGCGGTGCCGGGCTCTGGGCACACCAGGGTACTAGGGCCAGCTGCCCGTAATGGAAATTAACCCAGGTCAGAATTCCCATTCTGCCCCATTTCACACCCAGAGGAGTCCAGCCTCCGTCAGCGAGAGCTGCCAGAGACGCAGATTTGTGCGCCCAGCTCCTCCTTGTGTCCTGAGCTACGGCTCGAGACCCAGACAGCTCCATGCGTCCCCCTCAGAAAATGCTGCATTATAACACCGCAGCGAAAGCAGCCACCGAGCAGCCTGGCCTAACGGCGAGGAAATTAGGCCAAGCCACTTCACTCTCCGCGGCACTGCCGCTccttcccatcccagagcctctgGCCAGGAAGCTGCTCGGTGGAGATTTCCTCCTTGCGCTCTCCAGAGGCCGGGTTGTGTCCGTGACCCTGTTCGGACTCTGGCCAATTGGTGCCCGCATCAGAGAGAACGGACAAGGGGGAAGTTTTACTCATGCCAGCGATCCAGAGCCAGAGTGGTGCACAGTGACCCGAAAGCTGCCCCCCCAGGAGCAGCTGAGGATTCCCTGGGTGAGGGGGAACCCTGGACTGGCAGCCCCTCCTggctccgccgccccccattcgGGCACAGGGCTGgttgggagcagggagagaaTGGGGGTAGAGCATGACACTCTCGCTGATTTCTAGTTGATGGGAGACAGTTCTAGTGGATGAAAgtcacagcagccacagagctgctctaacttgcactgggGGCCAATTCATCCCCCAGCTGGCTTAGAGGACGTGTACAGACGCCAGCTTCGATCAGGCTCGTGTACTGAAAACAGCAGGGTCGCCGCGGCAGCACGGGCTAGCTGCCCATGTGCCATCCTGGCCAGGATCCTAGGTACGTGAGGCAGCTCGCCCGAGCCACCGTCCACGTCGCTATGGCTACCCGGCTGTTTTTCGGGTGCTACCTCGACCACAGCTAGCGGGCGTGGTCCTAGAGACGCCCTGgccagctcccccggcccctcagCCGTGCTTAGCGGGAGCTGCGCTCCGTCCCAGGGGAGAGGCCAGGACGGTGaaaggggaaggaaggcaggaggggaggcttCTGGGAAAGGCCGTTGCCGTGGCCATGTTAGTCTAGCCGGTTTGCTAAGGTCGAGATAAAGCCCCGTTTCTGGCTGGCCGTGACCGGGGCTGTTTTGGAACAAGGACCCAGCAAACAGGTCCCAGCTGTCCCGCGGATCGTGTAAGCAACAGAAGCAGCCTCTGGTCTCCTCACCTAGACCGCTCCCGTGGCTTACAGGGCTGCTTTTCTGAATCTCTCCCCCCGTTCCTTCCCATTCTCTGCACTGATTGTATTTTTCCTCTTAACAAGAGACACCGGGCGCGTGGCCTAGCGCCTGGGCAATACCCCCTGGAGCTCCAGTCTCACCCAGGGGCCTAGACCGGGCGTACTGAACAGCGCCGGGTACGTGCCCGTTCCCGGGAAGTGTTTTAAATGAACAAAAGGACTTCCCAGTAATTGTAATATACAGTCATTGCCTCCCTCTAACGGGGAGGCAGCGTGGCCTAATGGCTAAAGCACGGGCGTGGGACTCAGGAAACCGGGCTTCTATTCCCGGCTGTGCCACTGATGGGTGACTTCGGGCAAATCATGCCccctccgtgcctcggtttccccacctgtcaGATGGGGACAATGATCCTgattctcctttgtaaagcactttgagatctgatgatggagagctaggtattaattaattattaactGCCTGGCACTGCTGCAGAATGGACACCAGTGGGTCTGAGGAGCTAGCTAGACAGGCCAGTCCTGCCAACACCTGTAGCTATCGTTTAAGCTGATGGTGGCATGGGGGTGACAGCTTGACAGACAGACTCattaagacagtctctgccctgcgGTGGGGGAGTTGGGGACTCAGTCGGAGGCCAGACCCTTGCGTCCGAGGGGCTCTGTGTGGGCACACGGGTCCGGCGGCACAGATCCAGCTGTAGGCCTGAAGCCCCAGAGCTCAGTGTTGCAAACACAGCGAGCAGTCCCCATGGGGGACTCAGGCGTGAGAGGCACTGGGAGACAGAGCAGGCAGAGGGTTGGTTTGTTAACTTGCTTACTAGGGATGAGGTTCTCCTGCGTCCTTTCCCTTCCCATATGCTGTCTTTGTCTGAGAATGGTGGGAAAGGATCTGATTCTATCTAGATATTGACATGGCCCCGCCCCATAGAATCTCAACTAAAAACAGCAATGGATTcatcctcacaacccccctggAAAGTAccatcatccccatttcacagatggggaaaccgaggcacagagcgacgcagcgacttgcccaaggtcacacagggagagCCACAATTGAACCCACGACTCCTGAGTCCTGGCCCAGGGCATTAAGCACAAGACCCGTCCTCCCACTATGGCCGAAGAAGAGTTTCAGTGCTAAGAGGTGACCGGCTGGTCTCTGTTAAGTACGACCGTGATGGTCCAAAACATTCCCTTTGGCCAGAGCAGTGCTGCcggatctggggggaggggagattgctGGAGGACACTAGCTGTGTTTATAAGGGGTGTTTTCAGTCTCTCTGGGTAACATTAAGGCCTGTTGGGCCCCAAGAAGGCTCCAAGCCGTGGGGCCCGCACATTTGTGGCACTATACAAACCATCACCTCTGGGgctcaatttctccatctgctAAATGGGGACAAGCCTGGCTCCCTACTTACCAGAGCAGCTGAGCAGTTTAATTCAACAAGTGCAGCACCTTCCGATCCCTGGATCAGAGGTGCCAGATCAGGGCTCAGGATTACCCTGAGTGGTTCCTACCAGAGGGCAGGGCAGCGCTGTTTCTGTGGTCGAGGCATCACCATGAGATGCACACACCACAGCCATCTGCCGGAGGGAGAGCAGGCTGCAATCCCCAGACCCCGACCACAGAGTACCTGGCCCACTCACCTGAGACGTGGTAGACGTTGCCAAAATCAGGGACCGCCCATCCAGATGTACCCCCGGCTCCTGTAAAACAACGATCAGCTGATTTCTCGGCATCGGACAtttccctccccaaacccagcCGGAGGGGCTAGGAGACAGGGAACCTTTCCAGACTAGAGTGCCTTGCAATCAGCTACCCACCTCCCTAgagttcagcaaggcacttaaggaAGAGCCGGTCTTTAATTACACGATCGCACGGAGGGTACTCGGGTGCTTAATgtcaggcatgtgcttaaatgccttGCTGAATCGGGGTCCTaccagggatggggaagaggagttgTGCCAACCCAAGATGGGTTTGGTTACACTCAGAGCCCTTTGTTATTAGCATTTGCTGATTTCCCCCCTAAAATTCCCATGGTTTTGAAAAAGCCACAATTCGGATTCTACTGATTTTCACCCAAATTTTGGCTTTTTGGGGACCAGGGAATTTTTcgctggggaagtggctggggcCACGCTGAAGGGCCAACAgagtcaggcagggccggctctaggcaccagcgctccaagcatgtgcttggggcggcactttccaaggggcggcactccggctctttttttattttttttatttttattttttgcctggggcgcaaaaagccaggagctggccctgagcggaggtgagctgcggcggtggggggcgtggggagggctgcaggaagtaaccctggggggggggcggcagaggaaccgctccccccccagctcacctccgctccactgccatctgctcccccgagcgcgccgccactccgcttctcccccctccctcccaggcaagcctgggagggaggggtaggaggggaaatgcagcgCGCCCGGGGAAGGAGGCGGagccagggatttggggaaggggttgggaaggggcggagttggggcggggccagggggagcaggaaaatatttttgcttggggcggcaaataacttggagccggccctggagtcAGGAGAGGCCGCATCCCCTGCTGGCACCTTCAGCGCAGCCCCACGGCACAGATCCCTGTCTGCTTCCCCTGTCCGGCCCCTTCAACGCAGCCCCgtccccttcccctgcacatTGGGGGAGCGAGGCGGGCTGGCAGCTGTCCAACTGCTGCATCATGAGTAactcccccccgcagctcccacccCCGTCAGTACCAAGcacccctgcccccgctccccacctcctgcccttCCTTTTCAATTTTTCACCAATTTTCACCCGTTATTTACATTTAGGAAGAAACACTCCCAGGCGATTTCAAACCAAATAAACCCCGAAAACGAGGGGCTTAGGGCTACCCCCCCTAAACCCATCCCGGCTCCTGGGCTAGCATCACACCATTGTGGATGCAGCAACACAGATCTGGCAGGGGTAGTGCTTTGCAGTGCGGATGCTCCACGCAGGCGAGGCTAGTCCAGGATAACTCTGCAATAACAAGAGGGGTGATCTTAACGGGGGCTAAAAGCGCAGTGCGGACACAGCCGCTCGGGTTTTAACTCGAGTTCAAGTCCAGGTTGACCTAGCGGCTTTCACTGGAGCTGCTAACCCGAGCGGCTGCTATTTTAACCCGACTTAGCGCAGCCTCGTTAAGAACACGCCTTTCGTTTTGCAGCGAAGACCGGCTCTGAGGTGCTCTGGACAAAAGCACCTGGGgacagcaggtgtgtgtgtgcgtacatTATACTCACCGCTCAATAGGTAAAAGGCAGGCAACAGAAGAGAGGCCATTTTCTTCCAGAAGACAGTTTCCATCAGGTCTGGAAGTGGGGAAAAGGGACAGGAATTAATCACATGAATCATCTCTCTGGGGAAGCGCATCTGGTCCCTGCATTTCCATCAGTATCTGGCCACCGGATCTGCTGCATCTTCTCTAGCCGGCATCACAACCAGGTATTCTACGCCTAGggccctttgtaaagcattttctaAGCCAGGAAGGGAACACAGCTCAGCGGACTTGCCTGACAGAGCAAGGAGCGGTTGCATTTCCatcccagcatgctttgcagGCCGCTTGTGCATGGTTATGCCCTCACaggtgaaatgcagccacctctggggcggggcatgCCGACTGCTTGACAGCTTGTAGCAACATGGATGGCAGTTTCAGGGCAGAACCAGAGGAAGGAACCTGTGTGGAGCTGACATTGCCAGGGGATTTAGGGAGGCGGAAGGGAATTAACCACATTGGGATGTGACTAGGACTCTAGGGACATCCTGACTGCTTGGTAAAGAGCCACTGGGGTATGACAGCCACAAAGGGGCAGCGTCCTCATTCAGTGTGTCAGCTAGAAACAGCAAAGTACCACACATAAGGGGAGAGCACCCGctactgagccccctgccctgctcgcttcagcacagcgccccctagcgccatgctggggcattggggccactCTGCCTACAAGGGGAGGACCCCATACTGAgctcctgtccccactccccaccccctagtGCCACATTGGGACAAACAGACTGTGAGTGgaaagcgccccctactgagcccccatccCACTCTTTGCAGCACAGTACCCCCTAAGGCCCTTTCTACACTAGGACCACTTTGACAGAGTAGCTATACTACAGGGGCAAAGTGCTCCTAGTGGATGCagattatactggcaaaactgcacATTGTACTGGTATACCTTATTCCAGCCCCCCTAAGTGAAACAAGTGTGGTGCATTGAAACTGGGTAAaaacaagctatcactttaacaggaaggggtttcctggtcctgcttgcaagcTAGGGGtctctgtagggaagtgtgcgATCTAGGGCTTCAGCAATCAGTCTGCAAAGGGTCAGCCTAGAGCAAAGTGGGGTAAGTTGTGTTTCTCTGCTTTAGGACTGCTTTCAGGCTAACTGGCCTAGAGTCACTCAGGtcatacaaaaacaacaaggagtctggtggcaccttaaagactaacagatttatttgggcataagctttcgtgggtaaaaacctcacttcttcggatgcatagagtgaaagttacagatgcaggcattatatactgacacctggagagcagggagttacttcgcaagtggagaaccagtgttgacagggccaattcgatcagggtggatgtagtccactcccaataatagatgcggaggtgtcaattccaggagaggaaaagctgcttctgtaatgagccagccactcccagtccctattcaacccaaattaatggtgttaaatttgcaaatgaattttagttctgctgtttctctttgaagtctgtttctgaagtttttttgttcaatgatagtgacttttaaatctgtactagaatgtccagggagattgaagtgttcacttactggcttttgtatgttaccattcctgatgtccgatttgtgtccatttattcttttacgtagggaatatccagtttggccaatgtacatggcagaggggcattgctggcacatgatggcatatataacattagtggatgtgcaggtgaatgagcccttgatggtgtggctgatgtggttgggtcctctgatggtgtcgccagagtagatatagggacagagtaggcaacgaggtttgctacagggattggttcctgggttggtgtttctgtggtgtggtgtgtagttgctggtgagtatttgcttcaggttgg from the Emys orbicularis isolate rEmyOrb1 chromosome 23, rEmyOrb1.hap1, whole genome shotgun sequence genome contains:
- the LOC135893925 gene encoding uncharacterized protein LOC135893925 — protein: MPGTNMCKGESVNLMCHSTHSILPNATCVWYKDNTSLGPFRRELVFESIAAKHAGEYHGEVQGTAGTSCLSSITISVLDLMETVFWKKMASLLLPAFYLLSGAGGTSGWAVPDFGNVYHVSGVIDLPFAEIREPFEAWYNQTGEKSRIQYYHGQVVTFQYGAEKLFGALYKITPETTEQELNVRKCFRISGSPRKRVYPQSVFPRLDGFKPVREESYKGQLCTVWQNVSYWGWKKNVYTLWVASAADGPVPVHYEMRGFNSLLGSHYDKYELDYSGFARSYPARVLDLPRDMECKFPPGDGVEHQILANPMWDFVGRQADRGHQLFHHYRREYRKQYGSEKELERRAQTFIHNMRYVHSKNRANLPYRLALNHLADRTPEEMAVLRGRLQDQSPDNGQPFPLAPYAGIILPESLDWRLYGAVTPVKDQALCGSCWSFAATGGLEGALFLKTGGLTPLSQQALIDCSWGFGNHGCDGGLPWRAFKWVKKHGGIPSAEAYGPYRGQNGYCHYNSTELLANITGYVNVPAGDVTALRAAVFKNGPVAVSVDASLKSFIFYSNGIYYDPQCGNTSRSLNHAVLAVGYGVLQEESYWLIKNSWSTFWGNDGYILLSMQDNNCGVATAATYPVLA